The following coding sequences lie in one Allorhizobium pseudoryzae genomic window:
- a CDS encoding hydroxyethylthiazole kinase encodes MNEIIERMSAAEAGVLLQRVRERRPRVHALMNTVVQKFTADGITAVGAIPSMTSSLEEIADFVTKADALTINLGTLDQERRKVIRLAVEVANAAGKPWIVDPVHCDYSPGRLAFARELIALGPTVVRGNRAEMALIGDTQASLRIETGPVDHLQDGPVHVVVRNGHPLMAKVTGTGCLSGGVIAAFLAVEKNALKAAAAALATTGVAAERAAVEARGPGSFEPAFLDALAELSGEDLSKDARIDHETA; translated from the coding sequence ATGAACGAGATCATTGAACGCATGAGTGCCGCCGAGGCGGGTGTGCTGCTGCAGCGGGTCCGGGAGAGACGCCCCCGCGTGCATGCGCTGATGAACACCGTGGTGCAGAAATTCACCGCTGACGGCATCACCGCCGTCGGCGCCATACCCTCCATGACTTCTTCGCTGGAGGAGATCGCCGATTTCGTCACCAAGGCCGATGCGCTGACGATCAATCTCGGCACGCTGGATCAGGAGCGCCGTAAGGTCATCCGGCTGGCGGTCGAGGTGGCGAATGCCGCCGGCAAACCCTGGATCGTCGATCCTGTCCACTGTGACTATTCGCCGGGGCGGCTGGCGTTCGCGCGCGAGCTGATCGCGCTCGGTCCGACAGTCGTGCGTGGCAACAGGGCGGAGATGGCCCTGATCGGTGACACGCAGGCAAGCCTCCGGATCGAAACCGGGCCCGTGGATCATCTGCAGGATGGGCCGGTGCATGTGGTCGTCCGCAACGGTCACCCCCTGATGGCGAAGGTCACCGGCACCGGCTGCCTGTCCGGCGGTGTGATCGCCGCCTTCCTGGCGGTTGAGAAGAATGCGCTGAAGGCTGCCGCAGCCGCACTTGCCACCACCGGTGTGGCCGCCGAACGTGCGGCGGTGGAGGCACGGGGGCCGGGGTCCTTCGAACCCGCCTTCCTTGATGCGCTGGCCGAACTTAGCGGCGAAGACCTCTCGAAAGATGCAAGGATCGATCATGAAACCGCTTGA
- a CDS encoding ABC transporter substrate-binding protein, protein MKRFLAATTLAVVTALAPLAAHAEDKLSVLLEWFVNPDHAPMVVAKELGYFKAEGLEVELIPPADPSAVPRLVSTGQADIGIHYQPNLYLDHAAGVPLKRFGTLVETPLNTVTVLADGPIKSLKDLAGKKIGFSVTGFETVMLQRMLASEGVSADKTELVNVNFSLSPSLIGGQVDATVGGFRNFELTQMRLEGHIGKAFYPEEHGVPAYDELIYVTRTDLAGDSRLPRFLKAVEEAAIFITNHPQQGWELFIKAYPNLDDELNKTAFFDTLPRFAKRPAALDRGRYERFGQFMAEAKLIPEAPKVEDLAVELK, encoded by the coding sequence ATGAAACGGTTTCTTGCCGCAACGACCCTTGCCGTCGTTACCGCACTCGCGCCGCTTGCCGCCCATGCGGAGGACAAGCTCTCCGTTCTGCTGGAATGGTTCGTCAACCCCGATCATGCCCCCATGGTGGTGGCGAAGGAACTCGGTTACTTCAAGGCCGAAGGGCTGGAGGTGGAGCTGATCCCGCCGGCCGATCCCTCCGCCGTGCCGCGGCTCGTCTCCACCGGTCAGGCCGATATCGGCATTCATTACCAGCCGAACCTCTATCTCGATCATGCTGCCGGCGTGCCGCTCAAGCGCTTTGGCACGCTGGTCGAAACGCCGCTCAACACAGTCACCGTGCTGGCGGATGGACCGATCAAGAGCCTGAAAGACCTGGCGGGCAAGAAAATCGGCTTCTCGGTCACCGGTTTCGAAACCGTCATGCTGCAGCGCATGCTCGCCTCCGAAGGGGTTTCGGCCGACAAGACCGAGCTGGTCAACGTGAACTTTTCGCTCTCCCCGTCGCTGATCGGTGGACAGGTGGATGCGACGGTCGGCGGCTTCCGCAATTTCGAACTCACCCAGATGCGGCTCGAAGGCCATATCGGCAAGGCCTTCTACCCGGAAGAGCATGGCGTCCCGGCCTATGACGAACTGATCTACGTCACCCGCACCGATCTTGCCGGCGACAGTCGCCTGCCGCGGTTCCTCAAGGCGGTGGAGGAGGCGGCGATCTTCATCACCAACCATCCGCAGCAGGGCTGGGAACTGTTCATCAAGGCCTATCCGAATCTGGATGATGAGCTGAACAAGACGGCCTTCTTCGACACACTGCCGCGGTTTGCCAAGCGTCCGGCGGCGCTCGATCGGGGGCGCTACGAGCGTTTCGGCCAGTTCATGGCAGAAGCGAAGCTGATCCCAGAGGCGCCGAAGGTCGAGGACCTGGCCGTGGAGTTGAAATGA
- a CDS encoding ABC transporter permease has protein sequence MRMPQAALALAGLIMLWQAVVVVVEPPRYLLPSPQAVLQVFLRQPDFLAHHMMITATEVVAGLIAGSLLGFLTALFVAALPRFGQFVWPVVLVLQALPVFVLAPVLVLWFGFGLASKVVMTVIIIFFPVASAFADGLNRTDRDILDAASLTQASHWQILIRIRLPLALPSLVSGLRVAAPLAPLGAVVGEWVGAAGGLGFIMIQANARMQADQLFAAMLVLALLSVFLRLLVDRLTAGLAPWAREEAHSFRSIPLSRRISPS, from the coding sequence ATGCGAATGCCGCAAGCGGCCCTGGCTCTGGCCGGTCTGATCATGCTTTGGCAGGCGGTGGTGGTCGTCGTCGAACCGCCGCGCTATCTGCTGCCATCGCCGCAGGCCGTTCTGCAGGTCTTTCTGCGCCAGCCGGACTTTCTCGCCCATCACATGATGATCACCGCAACGGAAGTGGTGGCCGGACTGATCGCGGGCTCCCTGCTTGGCTTTCTCACCGCTCTCTTCGTCGCCGCCCTGCCGAGGTTTGGCCAGTTCGTCTGGCCGGTCGTGCTGGTGCTGCAGGCGCTGCCGGTCTTCGTGCTGGCACCGGTTCTGGTGCTCTGGTTCGGCTTTGGGCTCGCCTCCAAGGTGGTGATGACGGTGATCATCATCTTCTTTCCCGTCGCCTCCGCCTTTGCCGATGGCCTGAACCGCACCGACCGCGACATACTCGATGCCGCTTCGCTCACTCAGGCGAGCCACTGGCAGATCCTGATCCGCATTCGCCTGCCGCTCGCCTTGCCCTCGCTGGTCTCCGGCCTGCGGGTCGCCGCGCCGCTTGCGCCTCTCGGCGCAGTCGTCGGCGAATGGGTGGGTGCCGCCGGCGGGCTTGGTTTCATCATGATCCAAGCCAATGCCCGCATGCAGGCCGACCAGTTGTTTGCCGCCATGCTGGTGCTGGCGCTTCTGTCCGTTTTCCTGCGTCTCCTTGTCGATCGGCTGACGGCCGGTCTTGCCCCCTGGGCACGCGAGGAGGCGCATTCATTCCGATCCATTCCTCTGTCTCGAAGGATATCCCCGTCATGA
- a CDS encoding metallophosphoesterase family protein: MAFRFIHTADLHLDSPLRSLSLRNADLAGLIGDATRQALVRIVDLCLEEQVDALIIAGDLYDGDQTSMKTARFLASQMQRLSEAGIAVFKIRGNHDALSKITQELVLPPSVKIFSGRAEAVELSRGGQTVAIHGLSFAKPQAPESLLPKFKTPIAGAVNIGIMHTSLAGAPGHDAYAPCAVADLHASGFDYWALGHIHQRTHHAGEKTVIMPGMPQGRDINEAGEKTVSLVTIGDDGSVRVEERLTSLAQFARVTVDISGTSDWRGLVDQIGTALEAERERTRSDHLVARLRLTGRSPLAFAIRRDFDLLQTEAEQRAERAGQTWIEKLELELSAAPAITRNAATADPVQELGTLMRDDVTASDAFRQEVRDMVQSLLDDLPPESRRFAGDNEAALDAFVDEIIRDGSEDLMARLSAAADEAS; this comes from the coding sequence ATGGCTTTCCGGTTCATTCACACTGCCGACCTCCATCTCGATTCGCCGCTCCGGTCGCTGTCGCTGCGCAATGCCGATCTGGCCGGCCTCATCGGCGACGCTACCCGTCAGGCGCTGGTCCGGATCGTTGATCTGTGCCTGGAGGAACAGGTCGATGCGCTGATCATCGCCGGCGATCTCTACGATGGTGACCAGACCTCGATGAAGACTGCCCGTTTTCTGGCAAGCCAGATGCAGCGGCTCTCCGAGGCGGGGATCGCCGTTTTCAAGATCCGCGGCAATCACGATGCGCTCTCGAAGATCACTCAGGAACTGGTGCTGCCGCCCTCGGTGAAGATCTTTTCCGGCCGGGCGGAGGCCGTGGAGTTGTCGCGTGGCGGCCAGACCGTCGCCATCCACGGGTTGAGTTTCGCCAAGCCGCAGGCGCCGGAAAGCCTGCTGCCCAAGTTCAAGACGCCGATTGCCGGTGCCGTCAACATCGGCATCATGCACACCAGCCTTGCCGGCGCACCGGGACACGATGCCTATGCGCCCTGCGCCGTTGCCGACCTGCACGCCTCCGGTTTCGACTACTGGGCGCTCGGCCATATTCACCAGCGCACCCACCACGCCGGGGAAAAAACCGTGATCATGCCCGGCATGCCGCAAGGGCGTGATATCAACGAGGCTGGCGAAAAGACGGTTTCGCTGGTGACGATCGGCGATGACGGGTCCGTTCGGGTAGAGGAACGGCTGACCAGCCTTGCCCAGTTCGCCCGCGTGACCGTGGATATCTCCGGCACCTCCGACTGGCGCGGTCTGGTCGATCAGATCGGCACCGCACTCGAGGCAGAACGGGAACGGACCCGCTCGGATCATCTGGTGGCACGGCTGCGGCTGACGGGTAGAAGTCCGCTTGCCTTTGCCATCCGCCGGGATTTCGACCTGTTGCAGACGGAGGCCGAGCAGCGGGCGGAACGCGCCGGCCAAACGTGGATCGAGAAGCTGGAACTGGAGCTTTCGGCAGCGCCGGCCATCACCCGCAATGCCGCAACCGCGGACCCCGTGCAGGAACTCGGCACCCTGATGCGCGACGATGTCACGGCATCGGATGCCTTTCGCCAGGAGGTACGCGACATGGTGCAGAGCCTGCTCGACGATCTGCCGCCGGAAAGCCGCCGCTTTGCCGGCGATAATGAGGCAGCGCTTGACGCCTTCGTGGACGAAATCATCCGCGATGGCAGCGAAGACCTGATGGCGCGGCTCTCCGCCGCTGCGGACGAGGCATCCTGA
- a CDS encoding ATP-binding protein produces MRLRRLDLTRYGKFTDHAIDFGPAAAGSPDLHIVYGLNEAGKSTAFSAYLDLLFGIPERSAYNFLHAYTAMQIGGVLEFGGEAHELVRLKQRTNALLDARGQPVNEALLASALGGLTRGSYRTMFSLDEHSLRDGGEAIVESKGDLGELLFSASAGLADVSAVLTAASEEAQRFHRKRARNTQLAEFKQQLATLKSERDAIDTFAATYASLVTTEAQAQKAYEEALSEGGRAKARLARIDAQMRALPLLKDLERLSAELLLLADLPRPPREWGAQLDGLMRDETRLSTQMAGLVQQAERLDGDIAGIVVDERLLAASAEIEALEEGRARFRTAENDLPKRRQALAEQEASLAEVLKSLGQPGHPDPAALVLPAALTARLRDLIEARSGILTRLRTAEREAERARYALEELSETLPDESATQANAPALRRLEALLARLHKGERQALLVIEQRAEAQQAEQVARALDMLRPWMGSVEDLERLEIADARQIERWRTQADELERRLSRHTERRREIETRLADLAIRLQAIEQRGEVIDDAAAAKARTARDTAWKTHIDTLDRESAQRFEEALRVDDRIGAERLSRASDLAELRQLQQDQALQTAMLGREIDASRVTEAELHALGDTIRAAIPFVSDEQPDIHRLLSTYDTWLGRRAQCLSLAMELAARRQRRGALTEDLASEQRDLEATLADLDWPVKSGTDLPRLVQAASDRLSDVLDRQARQEAQQKRQAELKRELKARERDLEEAHQADELWQAAWTEALSATWFAEEREPFPVRAILDALADLPAILRERDQMAQRIGLMERDMERFAADVERVSALTGMAAGASPLDLADQMARLKARADRDRLQREAKEAERTALHQDIELLKARIAEHAARRQDMARFFDVETLAEVSQRMEQAAERDRQEQRVRELSAQLLAIVPGDDLETIKQDLLQLDPDLAAQEAAELTARIEDLDQRSRQLFADLTRARDRLAAVGGDDAVARLEAKRTTILIEIEDLAVRHLRLRAGTLAAERALSIYREKHRSSMMQRASQAFSQITRGDYSGLAALPDRDKEILIGVAKDGASKLSDAMSTGTRYQLYLALRLAGYEEFAAVRPAVPFVADDIMETFDELRSEEVFRLFGDMAKLGQVIYLTHHRHLCDIAKEVVPGVKIHNL; encoded by the coding sequence ATGCGGCTCAGACGGCTCGATCTCACCCGCTACGGCAAGTTCACCGACCATGCGATCGATTTCGGTCCGGCGGCGGCGGGAAGCCCGGACCTGCACATCGTCTACGGCCTGAACGAGGCGGGAAAATCCACCGCCTTCTCCGCCTATCTCGACCTGTTGTTCGGCATTCCGGAACGCAGCGCCTATAATTTCCTGCACGCCTACACGGCGATGCAGATCGGTGGCGTTCTGGAATTCGGCGGCGAGGCGCATGAGCTGGTGCGCCTGAAACAGAGGACGAACGCGCTGCTCGACGCCCGCGGCCAGCCGGTCAACGAAGCCCTGCTGGCGTCCGCGCTGGGCGGGCTGACACGCGGTAGCTATCGCACGATGTTCTCGCTGGACGAACATTCCCTGCGGGATGGCGGCGAAGCGATCGTCGAAAGCAAGGGCGATCTCGGCGAGCTCTTGTTTTCCGCCAGCGCCGGCCTTGCCGATGTCAGCGCGGTGCTGACCGCTGCCTCCGAGGAGGCGCAGCGCTTTCACCGCAAGCGGGCCCGCAACACGCAGTTGGCCGAGTTCAAGCAACAGCTGGCGACACTGAAGAGCGAACGCGACGCGATCGATACATTTGCCGCCACCTATGCGTCGCTCGTCACCACCGAAGCCCAGGCGCAGAAGGCCTATGAGGAGGCGCTGTCCGAGGGTGGGCGGGCAAAGGCCCGCCTTGCGCGGATCGATGCGCAGATGCGGGCGCTTCCGCTGCTGAAGGATCTCGAACGCCTGTCCGCCGAGCTTCTGCTCTTGGCGGATCTGCCACGACCGCCGCGGGAATGGGGAGCGCAGCTCGACGGCCTGATGCGCGACGAGACGCGGCTTTCCACCCAGATGGCAGGGCTTGTGCAACAGGCCGAGCGGTTGGACGGCGACATTGCCGGCATTGTCGTGGACGAGCGCCTGCTTGCCGCCTCCGCCGAGATCGAAGCGCTGGAGGAGGGCCGCGCCCGCTTCCGCACCGCCGAAAACGATCTGCCGAAACGGCGCCAGGCACTTGCCGAGCAGGAGGCATCCCTTGCCGAGGTCCTGAAATCGCTTGGCCAGCCGGGCCACCCGGACCCGGCCGCCCTGGTGCTGCCGGCGGCACTCACGGCGCGGCTGCGCGACCTGATCGAGGCCCGATCCGGCATCCTCACCCGTCTGCGGACAGCCGAACGCGAAGCGGAACGGGCACGGTACGCGCTGGAAGAGCTGAGCGAAACGCTGCCTGACGAGAGCGCGACACAGGCGAATGCACCGGCCCTTCGCCGGCTGGAGGCACTTCTGGCGCGCCTGCATAAAGGCGAACGTCAGGCCCTGCTGGTCATCGAACAACGGGCGGAGGCACAGCAGGCGGAGCAGGTGGCACGCGCCCTCGACATGCTGCGCCCCTGGATGGGCAGCGTCGAGGATCTGGAACGGTTGGAAATTGCCGATGCGCGGCAGATCGAACGCTGGCGAACGCAAGCTGACGAGCTGGAACGCCGCCTGTCGCGGCACACCGAGCGTCGGCGCGAAATCGAAACCCGTCTGGCGGATTTGGCCATCCGCTTGCAGGCGATCGAACAGCGCGGCGAAGTGATCGATGATGCCGCGGCCGCGAAGGCGCGGACGGCGCGGGACACGGCATGGAAGACGCATATCGACACACTCGACCGGGAGAGCGCGCAGCGCTTTGAGGAGGCTTTGCGCGTGGACGACCGGATCGGCGCAGAGCGCCTGTCACGGGCAAGCGATCTCGCCGAGCTTCGGCAATTGCAGCAGGACCAAGCACTGCAGACGGCCATGCTGGGGCGCGAGATCGACGCATCTCGCGTAACCGAGGCCGAATTGCACGCGTTGGGCGACACCATCCGGGCGGCTATCCCGTTCGTCAGTGACGAACAGCCGGATATTCATCGTCTGCTATCAACGTATGACACGTGGCTGGGGCGGCGGGCTCAGTGCCTATCGCTGGCTATGGAACTTGCGGCGCGACGGCAGCGGCGCGGCGCGCTGACGGAAGATCTGGCTTCCGAGCAGCGCGATCTGGAAGCGACGCTCGCCGATCTCGATTGGCCCGTGAAAAGCGGAACGGATCTGCCGCGCCTGGTGCAAGCGGCGTCGGACCGGCTGTCGGATGTTCTGGATCGGCAGGCCCGGCAGGAGGCACAGCAGAAGCGGCAGGCCGAGCTGAAGCGGGAGCTTAAGGCGCGCGAACGCGACCTGGAGGAGGCACACCAGGCGGACGAGCTTTGGCAAGCCGCCTGGACGGAGGCGCTTTCCGCCACCTGGTTTGCCGAAGAACGGGAGCCATTTCCGGTTCGCGCCATTCTCGATGCGCTTGCCGACCTGCCCGCCATCTTGCGCGAGCGCGACCAGATGGCGCAGCGCATCGGCCTGATGGAACGCGACATGGAGCGCTTTGCCGCCGATGTGGAACGTGTATCGGCACTGACGGGAATGGCCGCGGGCGCCTCGCCTCTGGATCTTGCCGACCAGATGGCACGGCTGAAGGCCCGCGCTGATCGCGACCGGCTCCAGCGCGAGGCGAAGGAGGCTGAGCGCACGGCCCTTCACCAGGACATCGAACTTCTGAAAGCTCGGATAGCCGAACATGCCGCACGCCGGCAGGACATGGCGCGCTTCTTTGACGTCGAGACGTTGGCCGAAGTCAGCCAGCGGATGGAGCAGGCGGCAGAGCGGGACCGGCAGGAACAGCGGGTGCGGGAGCTCTCGGCCCAGTTGCTGGCGATCGTTCCGGGAGACGATCTCGAAACGATCAAACAGGACCTTCTCCAGCTTGATCCGGATCTCGCCGCGCAGGAGGCTGCCGAACTGACAGCGCGCATCGAGGATCTCGACCAGCGCAGCCGACAGCTGTTTGCCGATCTCACCCGCGCCAGGGACAGGCTGGCAGCGGTGGGGGGCGACGATGCGGTGGCGCGCCTGGAAGCGAAGCGCACGACGATCCTGATCGAGATCGAGGATCTGGCCGTGCGTCATCTGAGGCTGAGAGCTGGCACGCTGGCCGCCGAACGGGCGCTTTCCATTTACCGTGAAAAACATCGCAGCTCGATGATGCAGCGCGCCTCGCAGGCCTTTTCGCAGATCACCCGCGGCGACTATTCCGGTCTTGCCGCCCTGCCGGACCGCGACAAGGAGATCCTGATCGGCGTCGCAAAGGATGGCGCTTCAAAACTCTCGGATGCCATGTCGACCGGCACCCGCTACCAGCTGTACCTCGCACTTCGCCTGGCTGGCTACGAGGAATTTGCCGCCGTGCGACCGGCGGTCCCCTTCGTTGCCGACGACATCATGGAAACTTTTGACGAACTGCGCTCGGAAGAGGTGTTCCGCCTGTTCGGAGACATGGCCAAGCTCGGTCAGGTGATCTACCTCACCCATCACCGGCATCTCTGCGACATTGCAAAAGAGGTGGTGCCGGGCGTGAAGATCCATAATCTGTGA
- a CDS encoding glycoside hydrolase family 88/105 protein, translated as MTTTSLTDYFDAYARDYSYYKGGSWCYEDGCLYRGLIALHEATGEDRWWRHLTRLVDGQVDADGNLAGYTMTEYNIDNVLPGRALVYLATKTGDLRYRKAADLLAKQLQTHPRINAGPHWHKLRYPHQVWLDGLYMALPFKLEYGALTAKPQLGEQALAEMLTALNLTFDPPSGLYRHGYDEARLQAWADPKTGLSPAHWGRSIGWLAMAMVDMVVTLPAGPGRDDLTARFSALLTVLAGLRTTDGRWLQVIDQPSLKGNYAESSATAMFAYAFLKAARLGIKGAMQQVGADAATSLVENAMGADASGRMVLQKICCVAGLGGFDGNYRDGTPAYYLSEVLRDDDIKGVGPLMMAHAEGELAKRATSARREAVA; from the coding sequence ATGACCACGACGAGCCTCACCGATTATTTCGACGCCTACGCGCGGGACTACAGCTATTACAAGGGCGGGAGCTGGTGCTACGAGGATGGCTGCCTCTATCGCGGCCTGATCGCGCTTCACGAAGCGACGGGTGAAGATCGCTGGTGGCGCCATCTGACCCGGCTGGTGGACGGGCAGGTGGATGCGGACGGGAATCTCGCCGGCTATACAATGACCGAGTACAATATCGACAACGTGCTGCCCGGTCGCGCACTCGTCTATCTGGCCACGAAGACCGGCGATCTTCGCTATCGCAAGGCGGCCGATCTGCTGGCCAAGCAGTTGCAGACCCATCCACGCATCAATGCGGGTCCCCATTGGCACAAGCTGCGGTATCCCCACCAGGTGTGGCTCGACGGGCTCTATATGGCCCTGCCGTTCAAGCTGGAGTATGGCGCTCTCACGGCAAAACCGCAGCTTGGCGAGCAGGCGCTCGCTGAAATGCTGACGGCCCTGAACCTGACCTTCGATCCTCCCAGCGGGCTCTATCGTCACGGGTATGACGAGGCGCGGCTGCAGGCCTGGGCAGACCCGAAGACCGGGCTTTCGCCGGCCCACTGGGGACGCTCCATCGGCTGGCTCGCCATGGCGATGGTCGATATGGTGGTCACGCTGCCGGCGGGGCCCGGGCGCGATGATCTGACGGCACGCTTCTCCGCTTTGCTGACGGTGCTTGCCGGCCTGCGCACGACGGATGGCCGCTGGCTGCAGGTGATCGACCAGCCGTCGCTGAAAGGGAATTATGCGGAAAGCTCCGCGACGGCGATGTTCGCCTATGCCTTCCTGAAGGCTGCGCGGCTCGGCATCAAGGGGGCCATGCAACAGGTTGGCGCTGACGCGGCGACCAGTCTTGTGGAAAACGCCATGGGAGCGGACGCCTCGGGCCGCATGGTGCTCCAGAAGATCTGTTGCGTCGCAGGACTTGGCGGCTTCGACGGCAATTACCGCGATGGAACGCCCGCCTATTATCTGTCCGAGGTGCTGCGCGATGACGATATCAAGGGCGTCGGTCCGCTGATGATGGCCCATGCGGAAGGCGAGCTGGCAAAGCGCGCAACATCCGCCCGAAGGGAAGCCGTGGCCTGA
- the pglA gene encoding polygalacturonase PglA translates to MPTLALLAATSRTASVSFDADQSCFSLKETTGWTLSTQDGGVVADGETNKVVMTLHGLQPKTRYVLDIGDERLVFSTKTESVLIDITDYGASPEADDNAAAIQAAIEQLPPHGTLKIPQGVFRSGPIFLKSDMVLLLEEGAELAGHADRSHYPILPARHVDGRVLGTWEGVAESCFASLITALNCRNLAITGAGTIDGGGDRGDWWTWPKETRDDARRPRTLFLSHGDTVSLTGLTVRNSPSWTIHPVFCSNVLAADLTIQNDPHSPNTDGLNPECCRDVLLAGIHFSVGDDCIAIKAGKRDPKGGLDQPCERITVENCRMERGHGGVVIGSEMSGCVRDVTVRRCELSETDRGLRVKTRRGRGGRVERILLEGCRMDRVATPLVINSFYFCDADGRSDYVQSRQALPVTNATPEISGITIRDVVANNVGVAAAAFYGLPEAPITGITIENYRVSFDPDAPPDVPDMACGFEPMRHAGIIAENAGFDRRTGVHLSHATQSIAV, encoded by the coding sequence ATGCCAACCCTTGCGCTTCTGGCTGCGACCAGCCGGACCGCCAGCGTCAGTTTCGATGCGGATCAGAGCTGTTTTTCCCTGAAAGAGACGACCGGCTGGACGCTCTCCACGCAGGATGGTGGCGTGGTTGCCGATGGCGAGACCAACAAGGTCGTGATGACCCTGCACGGACTGCAGCCAAAGACGCGATATGTGCTGGACATTGGGGATGAGCGGCTCGTCTTCTCGACCAAGACCGAAAGCGTTCTGATTGACATTACCGACTATGGAGCCTCGCCTGAGGCGGACGACAACGCCGCGGCCATCCAGGCGGCCATCGAGCAACTGCCGCCGCACGGCACGCTGAAGATCCCGCAGGGCGTGTTTCGCAGTGGGCCGATCTTCCTGAAGAGCGACATGGTTCTGCTGCTGGAGGAAGGCGCCGAGCTGGCCGGCCATGCGGATCGCTCGCACTATCCCATCCTGCCGGCGCGCCATGTTGATGGTCGGGTGCTCGGCACCTGGGAAGGCGTGGCCGAATCCTGCTTTGCGAGCCTGATCACCGCGCTTAATTGCCGCAACCTCGCCATCACCGGTGCCGGCACGATCGACGGTGGCGGCGACCGCGGCGACTGGTGGACCTGGCCCAAGGAGACGCGCGATGACGCAAGGCGCCCGCGCACCCTGTTCCTTTCGCATGGTGACACCGTTTCCCTGACGGGCCTGACGGTGCGTAATTCTCCCTCCTGGACCATTCATCCGGTGTTCTGCAGCAATGTACTGGCCGCCGATCTGACAATTCAGAACGATCCCCATTCTCCCAACACCGATGGCTTGAACCCCGAGTGTTGCCGCGACGTGCTTCTGGCCGGCATCCATTTTTCCGTCGGAGATGACTGCATCGCCATCAAGGCGGGCAAGCGGGACCCGAAGGGCGGACTGGACCAGCCCTGCGAACGGATCACGGTCGAAAACTGCCGGATGGAGCGCGGCCATGGCGGCGTCGTCATCGGCAGCGAGATGAGCGGATGCGTGCGCGACGTGACGGTGCGCCGCTGCGAACTCAGCGAGACGGACCGCGGACTGCGCGTCAAGACCCGCCGTGGCCGTGGCGGACGGGTGGAGCGCATCCTGCTGGAAGGCTGCCGCATGGACCGCGTTGCGACGCCGCTCGTCATCAACAGCTTCTATTTCTGCGATGCCGATGGCCGCTCCGACTACGTGCAGTCGCGCCAGGCGCTGCCGGTGACCAACGCAACGCCTGAGATCTCCGGCATCACGATCCGGGACGTCGTGGCGAACAATGTCGGCGTTGCCGCCGCCGCTTTCTACGGCCTGCCCGAAGCGCCGATTACCGGCATCACCATCGAAAACTACCGGGTCAGTTTCGATCCGGATGCTCCGCCGGATGTGCCGGACATGGCCTGCGGTTTCGAGCCGATGCGCCATGCCGGAATCATTGCCGAGAACGCGGGCTTTGACCGCCGCACCGGCGTTCACCTTTCCCATGCCACCCAGAGTATTGCTGTATGA